The genomic stretch GCAATAGGAAGTCTCATGTATCCAATGATAGGAACAAGGCTAGACATAGCATATGGAGTTAGTCTAGTCAGTAGGTTTATGAGCAAGCCTTCCAAGAATCATTGGAATGCTATCAAATGACTACTTAGATACCTAAAAGAATCTGTGAACAAAGGATTAGTGTTTAGGTCAAACACTGAAGGTAGAAGTTGCATAGAGGGCTATTATGACTCTAATTATGCAGCTGATCTTGACAAAAGAAGATCCTTAATCAGTTATGCCTTTGCTGTAGGTGGAAACTTAATAAGCTGGAAATCTAATCTCCAACATATTGTGGCTCTTTCCACAATCGAGGAAAAATATGTGGCTCTAACTGAAGTCATTTGGTTGTACGGAATCACTCAGGAATTGGGAATGGCTGAGCAGGTACCTAAGGTATATTGTGACTCACAAAGTGCTATTCATTTCTCTAAAAATAGTGCATTTCATGAGAGAACTAAGCATATAGATGTTAGGCTTTGTTTTGTGAGGGATATAATTGCTAAACAACAAGCTAAAGTTGAGAAGATCTCAATTGAAGTAAACATTGCAAACATGCTCACTAAGTCCATTCTAGTACCTAAATTTGAGTTAGCATTGGCCTTGCTCAATGTTCTTTCTTTTTAGCTAATGAGTACTGTAGGTCCTTTAATCATATCCTAAATCCAATTTTGATTCAAGGTGGAATTTATTAGTTAGTGTTTTAAAATTGGTTGAGACTATTGACAGCTGGTATGAAGACTGTCGAATCCTTCGACCGTTTGGTTTTTTTGTCAACAATTATAATAAACTTGGTTGTTAGAGACTGCAGCTCCAACGACCATTGTAACTGCCTTCTACATTGGATCCATCGACtacttctataaataagaacaGAGCGGGCAACAAAGGGTTAAGAAAAGCTTTCATGTTTTCATTTGTACTCAAAGTGTATAGCACTGTattgagagaagaaaagaacTATGAGTGCTAGGTGCTCAAGGTATTCGAGCTTGTACTCGGTGAGTTCTTAAGAGTTTTTCTCATAACTTGTATTATGTAATTCTCCCTACtgttctagtggattgactaggggaCAATCcttgccgtgagtaggattcaTTTAAGAATCCGAACATGAAAATTTGGTATTATTGTTGTGCGAGTGTTTTGTCTATTTcgtttctatatttttttttcttcttggttCTATTCTCTTTATGTTCGACGAGCTATTGGAAGGCGATATCCCAAcagttatatttattatttttctgcTACTATAGAAATTTTCAATTGAACTTTTAGTTATGTTGGTTGCTTGACTTTTCCCGTAATGCacttgaattaaaaaataaacttacatGTATGTGGGATTTGGCCATAAGCTAGTTGTTATTGTTGGACTTGCAATTTTATCTTGCTTTCTTTTTGGTACCACCTAGGAAAAATTATCATCATTTTGTTGTCTTGTACAATTCTTTGAACCTTTCTTGATGTTGTACTCTTGTCTTTTATGTGCCATTTAGCAATTTTGTTGGTGTGCCAATTTGTGCTGTAAGGGTGGCTCAGGAATAACCCTATTCGTTGCGTCTGCAGGGTGGCAACCAGGGCAATTAGTCCGATCATCTAGAGAAAGCCCTAGCATGTAGTTTGGAAGTGACTCCTGAAGTGCCAGCAGGGGTTAATGCGAACATCAAGGCCCCTGATAAACCCACTGCTCCATGGGTAGATCTCTTTAAAGACAATAAAATGCAGCATCGAGGTCTCTCGTTGCCAGCGTTCGCGATTCAGGGTAACCGAGCGGTACTTGAGCTGCAAGATGTTGATGAGGTTGAGAAAGCATGGGGCTTCTGTCTTGTGGGTTTCATAGTTGGGAAGTTTCCAAGTAAAGAGGTTCTGCTTAATCTTTGTGAGTCTTGGAAAGTTAAGCATTAGTATTTAGCTCACTCTAGTGGCTTGCTTGTCTTCAAATTCCCTAACTCTGAGTCTAGAGATGAGGTGTTGTTAAAAATTATGCCtcctaattttgattttgatgaaaatattcatttatcGGTTCCTGTCTGGGTCTATTTTCCGAACTTGCCCCTTTGTTGCCGAAGTGTGAGGGCCTTGGGAAAAATTGCTTCCAATGTTGGTAGGCCCATCACTTCTGATAAGCTAACAGCCACAAAAGAACGAATCTCATTTACCCGGGTTTTGGTTGAAATTGATTCAACGAAGGAGTTATCTCAGGCTATGGAAATTCAGACACCTAATGGGAAAATCAGGCATCAGAAAGTGGTTTATGAGAATGAATCGAAATATTGCTCTATATGTAAGGTCCTTGGCTATATGGCAGTGAGTTGTAAGAAGAATGGCATCCGCGTGCAGTCTAGGGGTTCAATTGGATCAATTATGCATGAGCCTCTTCTAGGGGGTAAGAATTTGGCTCCCAACCCGTCCCCCTCTGGTCCTATCGGAGAATCTTCACTGGCTATGGGGACGCCCCCTCCTAAGGTAACACCTTCAGGGGAGTCTCCAGATGGCTTGGTTATTTCTCCTCCTAATGGCCCAGTGATTCTAATCGAAATGGTGTTGCTAAGGATGTTGATGGGGAGGTTGATGCTGGTCAAGAAGGTGCAAATAGAGAAGGCCCAAGGAGCAAGCATGATGTCGTCTCATATCCTAAAGGGGTTGACCCGGAAGGACTATTTCAGCTAGTCACATATAAGAGAAACAAATATGGTAAAAGTGTTGAGGTCTTGGAGGATCACCTTGATGTAGACCATAAGCCTCGGTTGGAGGTGTTGAATGGTAAGAAGTCTCTCACGAATGCAGGGGTCCCAAAGCTTAAAGGCACTAATGTGAAGATGTCCACTGCCCTATCAAAAAAGGAAAGGATGAAAGGTCAAACCTTTCCTTCCCCTCCATAAAGATTGGTTGTTGGAATATCAGGGGTCTAAATAGACCCTTGAAGAAAAATGGGGTGGCTAGCCTCATGCACCTTAAGAAGGTTGATATTATGGGTATCCTTGAAATGAAGTTATCTTAGTCCAAGCTTGGCTTggttatgaaaaaaaaaatttaagggcAAACTGGTAGTTAATAACTTCCATTTTCATGATGCATGAAGGATTCTAATCCTTTGGGACCCAAGCAAAGTGTAGGTGGAGCTTGTTGATATGTCCCCGCAAATGATCCATTGTAAAGCTAACTGCTGTTGGTTCCTATTGAtagcaaatatatcccaagagggggggtgaattgggattaggtagatttttgataatttaaaactttgattgttggtagaatactaagttttgaaatataagctatatgtttcgaaataaacctttttgttaagtcggtttcgaaacctactatatgtgtttcaaaatataccttACTATTATAGctagtttcgaaatatgaaatgtatgtttcgaaatctacttcacTGTTTTGCTTGGTTCGAAATCTTTTAACttgtatttcaaactaatgatctttggtaaaaatgatatacataaataagagtataccaaagatgtttgtatatcaaagatatgttttgtatgtatgtgtataagTTTATAgtcaagaaaactattttagcctttgataacaaatcttatgataacatgtgcaataggcaataatgataagcaaaagctaaagaacagttgcacacaagatatatagtggttcggcacccgcctactccactaccttcaagcttacccacttgaaggattttgcaatctcaatcacttttactagtgatcaccatgacaagggttttaccacggttcaccccaaaaccttacaatgtgagtttttacggactcaactcaaacctagcaccaagtgagttttaggctcaactcaaaccttacaccaagtgagttttaaggctaatctcgaacctttgacacaataagttttaggctcaactcaaacctttacaccaaatgagtttcaagctaaactcaaaccttacaactttaaacaagataaataacgttttatctttacaacccaaagAGCAATAAATGCTTTACCatatggttgtacaaacctcttaacttgaggtgaggagagctggagGATGATACTcgttgtttgcacttgcttctcttttttcacatcacaatgcacatctaTGAATGAATGGATCTTCGTTAAATGCTTGTCAAACGGATTTAGAtcatttgtgcttgtgtgtgtgtctctaatgtgtgctcacttgttattgcttgttgtctctctatcaatctcttattgtcttcaaatacctgctatttataccaaaagatagaaatctggtcgttttatagccgttagagacaagacagaaaagtaggtttcaaaacatacataataggtttcaaaacatcacaattttacacatacgtttcgaaacatactcctcatgtttcgaaacatacagcatTTCCAGCTAtacttgcacttagagacatCATTGAGTGGGAGACAAAAACTATTCCCACTTTGAgaaagcactcacattcaaatttgaatttgaatctcatagcatggagaatgcattaaacaaataattttgataaaaacaaaattacaaaacaaatgcatctcgattttcaaatgatttgctgacagaatgtcataggttttgaaacatgacatgataggtttcgaaacatacctctctggaaatgaggttttgaaacatgatatggaggtttcaaaacatagtccaaaacctgatttgaaaacacatgcatagcagagatgtttcgaaatagcatacactaAAAACACTGAAAACcatttcaaaggggtttcgaaacatgcatggaaacatgacagatattcAGAAGAATATACTTGAAAGTACAATCCACAGCATGAATACATCacagcttatttacatttctttagtttaagtaaatgtccacattttcttttatttatattttacctccatttactttaatacataaatgtaaataacaaagtacccctatttggattcaataaaaatacttagaaaatcaaaatccaaaacaataagaaagtagattttgagttttagtacaaacttacaattttacgatttaaccacctccaaaatatatactttctatttaatgaaaaattcattaaaaatcattttagcactaatgaatgttaggtATCAAATtgccgggagatagtttttcaaaatgaaaatattttcatatatgtctccttataaggtgctaaccttctaGACTTAGTCAAAAACACGGTTTTGAAATCTTGATACTTGAAAtgcttttggttttcattttcacaaaaaaatacatgatattgaaattgatgtatgttgaaaaccatggccttgactcatgacttagggattaaaccaatatatgtttttcatcattaaaactaatgtacaaaaagtacaacaacagcTGCAAGGTAACATTTATTTGTTTCCATATTAGCTTCGTGTATGCGTATAACTCGGTGGTGGGCAGGAGGCCTTTATGGCTCAATCTTAGAGATTTTGGCGCTCAATGCCCTAGCTTGTGGATCTTGTTAGGCAATTTTAACAGTGTTTTGAGGGTGGAGGAGAAATGCAATGAGCGTTCAGTCTCTGAGTATGAAACCAAAGATCTTTATGAATGCCGTGTTGACTTGGGGCTTTCAAATCTACCTTCCATGGGATGTTTCTATACATGGTCTAATAATTAGGTGATGTCTAAACTTGATAGAGCCATGGCTAATAATTGTTGGTTCTCGAATGGGCTTTACGAGCATGCGGACTTCTTACACTGGGTGCCTTTCAGACCATTCTCCCAGCATTGTCTCCATCCTGAGGCCGCTAGGTCCGAGGCTTAATgcgtttaaattttttaatatgtggGCTTATCATGAGGATTTTTTCAGGTTGGTGGAAGAGGAATGGCAACTCGATAGTGAAGGGACCAAGcaatttgagttttgtagaaaTCTTTATAGGCTCAAGCAGCCCCTGAGGTCGTTTAATCAGTTGCATTTTAACCATATCTCTAGTAGAGCAGAGAATGCTGGGCGTGAGCTTCTTGAGGCCCAATCATCCTTGTAAACTCAACCTAATTGTATGGAGCTTCATGCTAAAGTGGCTGAATTAAGGAAGCGGGCCTTGTTCCTTAAAGATGCTGGgagattattttttcttcagaAGACTAAATGTGCATATCTGAAGAATAGTGATAAGTGTACCAAGTTCTTTCATTCGATGGCCAAGAGAAATGTCAAACGTAATTACATTGTTGTTGTGGTTAGGGAGAATAGGTCATTTACTTCTTCTCAGGATCAGGTGGTTGAGGAATTCATAGGCTTTTATCGAAAGCTTCTTGGCACTGGGTTTGTCAGTGATGCTATTGATCCATCTATTCTTGGTTCGGGGCCTTCAATTTCTAGGGATCAAGCTGAGGGGCTGGTTCGTGCAATCAATGTTCAGGAGATAAAATAGGTTATGTTTGATATCAGGGATGACAAGGCCCCGGGCCCAAACGGCTATACTGCTCTCTTCTTCAAAAAGGCCTGGAGAATTGTGGGCGATCAGCTTTATCAAGCTGTTTTGGAGTTTTTCTCCTCAGGGAATCTCCTAAAGCAGATTAACCATTCGGCTATTATCCTGGTGCCCAAGTCTAGATTATCCAATTCCATGGGAGACTTTCGGCCCATAGCTTGTTGCAATGTAATTTACAAGgttatagctaaaattctggcctcTCGTCTGGCGCCTCTACTGGACTCAGTTATAGACAAAGCCCAATCATCTTTCATTCATGGCAAGAGCATGGAGGAAAACGTTCAGCTTGCGCAGGAGCTGATGTGAATGTATGCTTAGAAAAAGAATTTCTTTGAGATGCCTCATTAAGGTGGATCTCCGCAAAACATATGACTCTGTAAGTTGGCATTTCCTACAGCAGGTCTTGGATGGTCTTGGTTTCCCATCCCTATTTGTTATGTGGATTATTGAATGTGTGCCTACGACATCCTATTCTCTGATTATGAATGGTAGCATGCGTGGGTTCTTTAAAGGCCAGAGAGGCTTGTGGCAAGGAGACCCCCTGTCTCCCTTTCTGTTCGTGTTATGCATGGAATATTTATATCGAGCCCTCAATTTAGCTACGAATGGGTCTGATTTCAATTTCCACCCCAAGTGTAATAAGCTTAAGATATCTTATTTGGCTTTTGTTGATGATCTTATGTTGTTTGCTAGAGGGGATGAGACATCTATTCGTATCATTATGGAATGCCTTAAGGATTTTGAAGCTAAATCGGGTCTGTAGACCAATACTCTTTAAGTCTAGCATCTTCACTACTGATATTGAGGGTCAGGATCTCCAACGTATTCTTGATGTGGCTGGTTTTCCCAAAGGGGTTATGCCTTTTCGGTATCTTGGCATCCATTTGGCAACTATTAAGCTTAGGGTCAATCACTGTGATTTGCTTATTTCAAAGATTTCGGATAATATTAAAGCTTGGCATGCAGCTTCCCTATCATATGTGGGGTGGCTGGAGCTTATCCGTGTTGTGAACCAAGGTGTGGTATGTTTCCATTCTCCCTGTCCCTGCAACtgttatcaagcatatttataGCCTTTGCAGACGCTTCCTTTGGAACTCCAAGGCCTCCCTTGTGGCTTAGAAAGCTATTTGTAAGCCTAAATGTGAGGGCGACTTGGGCCTTAAGAATCTTAAAAGCTAGAATTCTAGGTTGCTTGTCAAGAACCTATGGGACATTCATCGAAAAAAATGACACTTTGTGGGTTTAGTGGATCCATCAAGAATTCTTGCATACGGCTTCCATTTGGCAAAGGCAGGTCCGGAATGATGACTCCCTTTGATGAAAAGGATGATGCTTATTAGGGATGCCATGTGTGAGGAGCGAGGGTCAACAGAGGCTACCAGGATCCTGCTTGAGAGCTGGACCAATGGTCTTACTTTTGATGTTCATACTGCCTATGAGTTCTTTCGGCCGAAGGGGCATGTCAAGGTTTAGGCGAAGATAGTTTGACATCCCTGCTTTGTTCCTAAGCATGCCTTCATGTTATGGTTACGTGTTAGGTCCAACATCCTAACTCGTGACAAGCTCTTATTTTTGGACATTTACCGCACTTGCCCCTTGTTTAATGGGGCTAAGAAATCTGTCGGCCATCTATTTTTTCGTTGCCTGGCCAGTTCAGCAATTTGGGAGCATATAAGAACGTGGTTTGGCATTTCCAGAGCCATGACTTCGATCCCTAGTGCCCTCAAATGGCTGAAGAAAGATGCCAGATGATCCTTTTGGATATGCAATGCTAAGAAAATCGCCCTTGCTTGTTCGGTCTATCAAATATGGGCAGCAAGGAattgtcttattttttataatgtttaGCCTTATGTGGAGGGGCTCATTCATAGGATTAAAACCTTTGTATACAAAATAATGTTTACTATGTATCCTCACGTTTTGTTCCTTTTTGATAGCCTAGCTATAGGCCTATAGTTTTTGGATATTATCCATGGTTCCTGGGTATGCCCAGTGATTGTTTGTacatttgatcatttatacatatttatcgATTCGATCAAAAAAATAATCACTTTGGCCTCGTATTGAGCTTAATGTGATCGATCATCATACAATGTCGTGTATATATGAGAAATTCTATTTTGTGATTAAAGCTCAGCTCCGTCCAATTTCATTTAgaatttgacaattttctaAATCAAATGTGACTGAATAGGGGTCATTGTTAACCAACAAATATTAATTCATACTTTATGAGTTATTTTAAgtgttactttaatttttttttaacataaggTTTATCCCATGTCAAGAGACTTGTATTCAAAATGAGTCCCAACCATAATACTAAATCTTGTGAGATCAATTTGACGTTGTTGTTCATGTTGCATGAAAAGAGCCATCCAAGCCAATATGGATAACTCTTAATGGGCCACCATTGCTAACATTATACAAGATAGGATggttaaattagaaacttctaaTCATCATGTCATTATTCATCTCAATATAATCATTATTGCTCATCTCAATGTAATCATCATTGTTAAGTCTTAATCTTATTAGGTTAGGTCAAATTACGTAATCTACTAAACCAAGTTGATTATATGTACATGCAATTGCGTAGCTTTTTTACTATCATATTGCTCGATAAAATGTTGAAACCCAAATCCAAAAGTTCAAGCAGATCATTGTTGCAAAGGAAGCTTAGCTTAGCCATAGGCTTCATCAGttgcaaaataaaaatctagacAAAAAAGATTGTACAAAGGTGcataaaaacaaaaagcatAAGACAAAGAGGGCATAATAAGTGTCACAAAACTAGGAAATTTATCATTAAGGAAAACCCAATATCAATATTCTAATATTATCTTCTAGAAAAGTCACAAGAGAAGTTATCTACATACAATCATTTGAGATTCATCATGGACTTAACTAGGTTTAAGATGCGAGGATATTGAAAGAATAGAGAAGATTCCTTTCCCTCGAGCCCATCCCTACTCACTCTGTTTCCCCCGGCAAGATTATTACACGGGCTTCCACCAATCACTAAATCAAACCCACCAAATGAAGCAATCAATTCAGCTATCCTACCCGGAGTCACATCATTCACATCTACAATGTGAATTAGGTTACCTTGTTGGTTTGTTTCTTCCCACCAACATCGAACAACAGCATGGCAAGTCTTTGATTTTTCAATAGAAACCACATTTTTCAAAGGGATGCCAAGTCGGTGTAATGCAACTTCAGCACCGCCAATTCCAGAGAAAAGTGATAGGACGTTGATGCCAGAAGGGAACAATTCCTTCAAAACAGATAGATGGAATGCCACTGTATCAACCTGCAATGAATTTATTTGGTGTGTCAGGAAGAAAGAATCAGTTAGGGACATAAACAACACACTATTTAGACTGACTAACATGAAAAGAATTTCCAAGCATTGTATATCTTTCAGTAGTACGAAAGCCCCTTGTGTGGTTCCTTGGAAACCCCATCAATTTCTCTAGCTCATCTGGATCAAGTGGTGCCGCCTTGTTTTTCCCAACCCAAATTAGGttccattttttgcatttctCTAGGACAAATTTCTTAACATTTGCAGGAGGCTCACCATCTGACTTCTCAAGTGCTTTCTTTATCCTTTCTGTCAGTTTGGCACTCGCCACACAAGTAACAAGACAATTCAACTTCGTTCTTGTGTCCCAAGATGGCCACCATTTTTTTGTTAGAGGAAGGGCTTCATGTATAGTGAGTGGTGGGGGAGGTAGAAGCTGGAACCTACCTTGGATTGGCAGGTTATGGACATAACCTCTCTTTCTAGCAGCTGCACACAAGTACTTAGAATCTACAAATTCTGGCTTAATGTCAAATAAAAACTTAGATATAGTACTCCAAACCCCTTTTGGAGTGAATGCCacattttcataataaaaatagGGAGGGCCCATGGCATTGTTTGGGAGTACTCTATTAACTATCAGCAATGGTTCACCAGGAACCCCAAATCCTATCATTGGGTTTGGCAAACGACACACCTCCTTGTCCCGACCCACAGGCTTTTGCTCTAGTATCTGTTGCAGTTTACGTTTCCTTGTTTCAAGTTCTGTCTTGCTTTTCAAAAGGTGAGAATTTGTTAGCTGTCCAAAGAAGAAAATCAACATCACTTAATTGCTTTTGGTTGTCAgcatattcaaattaaaaacaaaatcaactTCTAACAGCCTTGGGTTCACTGTAATTAATAACTGACCTGTTGACTAGAGGAGCATTCACCCTTTTGACAAGGCGGTTCTCTTAAACTTAAACAAGTTCCCTTTTCCACTTGTGAGGCACAAATAAAATCTGCAAGATCAGCAACTGGTGCATCCATACCTgcaattttaaacaaaatagtATATATAAGAGAAAGTTTTTGATGTTTCAACATCATTTTCTCATACTAAAGAGAGTTACATAATCCTCAAAAAAGGCTCACTTGGTTCCACAATTTTAAAGTTCTTGtagaaaaatacaaatttccATATTCAAAAGAGGCTCACTTGTCAATTTTTGGTCAACCTTGTTCGGTATAGAACATATAGGAGTTAAAATACAAGTTTCCAGTAATAGACAAATTTAAGTTGTTTCCAGGTCTAGGATACGAATAATAACAAACACCGCTGCAATATTGTTGAAACAATAAGTActaaaaatagcaaaatatCCTCTTGAATGTTgcaagggaaaaaaatataagagaaaatCATGATTATCAAATATAGTCAACTTCTCAAAGAACAATgttataataaacaaaaaaatggtTACCAACAGAGTTAATGTCATTAAAATAGAGCTCATTATCAGCAAAAGCTTTTTCATTAATTGAAGTATAGCACCAATCTTAGTATACTATCTAGTTGTCTTAAGAGAGATTTTTTATTATAGTGAAAATATAAGTTAAAGATGCAGAATTGACTATTGTATTGAAATGGTATATAGAAATCTCTAGGTTGAGCAACAAGCTGCA from Diospyros lotus cultivar Yz01 chromosome 9, ASM1463336v1, whole genome shotgun sequence encodes the following:
- the LOC127809472 gene encoding DNA (cytosine-5)-methyltransferase DRM2-like isoform X2, which translates into the protein MNMESKNFSLEKDRILSILIDMGYQAEEAMRAINANGMDAPVADLADFICASQVEKGTCLSLREPPCQKGECSSSQQLTNSHLLKSKTELETRKRKLQQILEQKPVGRDKEVCRLPNPMIGFGVPGEPLLIVNRVLPNNAMGPPYFYYENVAFTPKGVWSTISKFLFDIKPEFVDSKYLCAAARKRGYVHNLPIQGRFQLLPPPPLTIHEALPLTKKWWPSWDTRTKLNCLVTCVASAKLTERIKKALEKSDGEPPANVKKFVLEKCKKWNLIWVGKNKAAPLDPDELEKLMGFPRNHTRGFRTTERYTMLGNSFHVDTVAFHLSVLKELFPSGINVLSLFSGIGGAEVALHRLGIPLKNVVSIEKSKTCHAVVRCWWEETNQQGNLIHIVDVNDVTPGRIAELIASFGGFDLVIGGSPCNNLAGGNRVSRDGLEGKESSLFFQYPRILNLVKSMMNLK
- the LOC127809472 gene encoding DNA (cytosine-5)-methyltransferase DRM2-like isoform X1 is translated as MANTSDSGESFSVDWDTEDENELETESIEEIPGQEVFAVPGESSSAAVSSSSQVIHHFMGMGFAKDLVVRVMHEHGENDVEAILEALLTYSESKNFSLEKDRILSILIDMGYQAEEAMRAINANGMDAPVADLADFICASQVEKGTCLSLREPPCQKGECSSSQQLTNSHLLKSKTELETRKRKLQQILEQKPVGRDKEVCRLPNPMIGFGVPGEPLLIVNRVLPNNAMGPPYFYYENVAFTPKGVWSTISKFLFDIKPEFVDSKYLCAAARKRGYVHNLPIQGRFQLLPPPPLTIHEALPLTKKWWPSWDTRTKLNCLVTCVASAKLTERIKKALEKSDGEPPANVKKFVLEKCKKWNLIWVGKNKAAPLDPDELEKLMGFPRNHTRGFRTTERYTMLGNSFHVDTVAFHLSVLKELFPSGINVLSLFSGIGGAEVALHRLGIPLKNVVSIEKSKTCHAVVRCWWEETNQQGNLIHIVDVNDVTPGRIAELIASFGGFDLVIGGSPCNNLAGGNRVSRDGLEGKESSLFFQYPRILNLVKSMMNLK